The sequence below is a genomic window from Colletotrichum destructivum chromosome 4, complete sequence.
ACTCATCCACCCCATCACGTTCCCGAAGATAAACCGGTCGAAGCCTGCCGCAAAGAGCATATGCGTGTACACCATGGCATTCGCCCTGTTCGATCGGTCCGTGCCCAAGCCCGCCGTCATAAGAAACTGCATGACGAATCCAAACATGCCCAGGAGCACCAGGAAAAGCCACTGCCGCGGCGTCTGAGGCAGGCCCCACCGCAGCGCGGGCTGCCCGATCTCGAGCAGCGGCGCGGCCGTGAGGACGACGGTGCAGACGATGGTGCACCAAGTCGCGAAGTAGTTGACGGAGATGAGCGGGTGCGCGCGCTTCCCGATCCACCGAATCGTCGTGAAGGCACCTGCGGCGCCAAAGACGCCCAGTATCGCGACTCCGATCGCCGCCAGCCGCTCCGCCGTCGTGGTCTGGTGGTGCAGCCCAGGCAATGTCGATGCTATGGTACCGTTGCTCGAACCGTGCTGTTCCGGCGCAttagcggcggcggcggcggaggacgtCAAGTCGCCGGAGAAGAGCGAGGTCGGAtgggcgatgaggacgaccCCGAAGAAGGCGATCACAGTGCCGATTTGCTCGTTGCGGGTAAAGGGCTCCCGGAGGGCTACGTAGCAGACGTAGCCGGCGACGCTGGGGGCCAGAAAAGTGATGacggtggcctcggcgagggggAGGTACATCATCGAGTACCACATGCCAAAGATGCCGAAGAAGCCTGTTACACCTCTCGCGATAAGAAGCCACCTGATCTCCCTTTTGCCGAAGGGGAAGTCGGGAGTCTTCATACAGTACATGTaggtgcagcagcaggccatgGTGACGCTTTGTCTGGCGAAAAGCACCTGGAGCGGGTGCATACCCTCTCcttcgagctcgaggaggcgcgcGGTCAAGTTCATGAGGGCACCAAAGAGTTGTGAGAGGGCCACCAACACGACGCCCTTGTTGGCCAGCCAGAATCGCGCCAGTTTTGTCGTCTCCCGGGGCGGTCGTatcatcggcggcgggtAGTCTGCTCCTAGAGACGGTGAGGTCCTCCCATTTTGAAACGGGCTGGCAGAGAGTCTTCGGAATGAGTCCGGATCTGGAAGTGTCGACGGTCTTTTGGTGTGGTCGTGTGACTGGGACATCTTGCTGGCTAATGAAAGCCTGCCATAGGCTTCTTCTGTGTTGTCTGACGTATCATCGAATCTCATCTTCGCCTCGAGGTTCTGGGAGGGCAAGTGATTTTCACTGTTGTGCTTCTGTTCGAACATGACGGCTGGATGAAGTCATGTCTGTATATAggtccaaggccgccggGTATAGTGTAAGTAATTTCAAAGTGGCGTAGGAGAACAGGAAAGGCGATAAGCAGGAGAAGCGAGAACGAAGAGGTGAACAGGTCTATATATCCCGTCGTACAAATCCCCTGGAGATGTATTCAACCATTCACTAGATAGAATATAAAAAATAGAAGATTTCCGACCACGGTCAAGAGCGGGGTGTAGTGGGAAAAAGGGTGCAGAGTGCAAGTGGCTTCCTCTTCGTTCATCAGGATTGGGAGGCTAGAGTAAGTGTACATAAGTGTACATACAGATGGTGGACCCGTCCGTCAGCCCATTACCCGGGGCCTGCGGAGGCCTGCGGAGGAGGGTCGAAGAGCAATGAAACATGTTGGTTGTTTGTGCCATTGTTTGTGCCTGTGTGTGTCAGGGTGTGTGGCCCAGGGAGGGCCAACGAAGACCCAAAGGCGGTCCAGTGtcaggccgtcgacgaatGCAAAAGTGCGGATTTGCTGGACGAGTGAAAAGAGCTGCAGGTGGAGTGGATTCCCGGAACATCGAATGGTCATGAGCCAACCCGCTTGCCAACTTGGGGAAGACGCCCAGAGCCCCGGAGGTAATCGCCCCCAACCAACCACCGCTAGACCGGCGTTAGCCCGCTGGCAAGGGCGTGTTTTGCTTCGCTGACGCTCCGCCGAGCCCACGAAACAGAAACAGCGTGATGCATGATCACTCATCCATCCTTCAAATTCTCGCCGGttctcgcccccccccccccccccccccccgacaTCGCAGCAGACACATAGAGTTGGGTGAGAAGGGAGCCGGGAAAGGGCCTGGAGCATCCTGCTGATgggtgggggggaggtcGGAGGTCGTGTGCCGGGGGTAGTGCCAGCCCACTTTCTCGGCGCGGTTCCACTTGCGTCAATACCGAGACCGGCGGGGTCCGGCACCGATTCGGACATCTGGGTGACAACCCTGAGTTTCTGACCTACATTACTGACTCAGAGTTTGAATGTAGAACGTACATCGTAGGGACCTCTGGTTTCGCGACTGAAATCTTATGGTTTCCTTGTATGTCAACAGCTCGATCATATCATCTGCCTGGATGGCTATGATACACAGAGTTCAACGACACTCTGTACAAAGTTTCCCCTAAATCATTGAATGAGATGCGATTGGCGCTGCTATAAGTGATGACTACAAGTCGCCTCTCAGCTGCTTTCCGGCCGAACGTGTTTCGTCCGTCCTGAACACATGTATGCCGTCCTGCGAATGGATGAAGAACAGTTGGTTTCTCAGACCTTCCACTACTTGCTCTGCCTGCAGGCAGACGGAGGCCTGCAGGAGTAGGCAGCAGCCTTTCACAGGCAGTTCTTTGTTTGCTGTAGCTATTAGTAGAGAGAGAAGTCCACCCTTCACAGGAAGAGGAATACTAAGCCTGTACCTTCTCTCATTCCTTCTAGAACGATACTTTTGGTGACtggaaggagggagagagagaaaatgACAAGACGCAATTGGACGACAACCCatcaaaccccccccccccccccccccacccccctcctccccctcccctaaAGCATGAAAGCCCAAAATCATCTGCCTGGGAAAATGCGACAAACGTAAGATTCTAGACGGTTAGCCAGAGTGACTGCTCTGCCATTCTGCCTCTTGCAAGGTAAACAGAGCGCAGCTTGAATGTTGAGTACCATCTGTCATCCAGGCCTaacgatggcgaggacgcgTTGGTTTTGCATCCGCGGGTGGCAAGAAATACGGCGCTCTTGCCGTTGCGTTCATATTATTTGACAATTATGTTGTTCTCGTTGTCGGGTTCCCTTTGTCCCGCCTTGTCCCTGATGATTCCCTGATGATGTCCTCTAAGCCAATGCCTCCTGCTGGTTCATGATAAtaaaaaaaggaaaaaggaaagaagggggaagaaaaaacACCATTCGCTATGCCGTGTCCCAAATGCCAAAATCTTTTGACGGTCTCGCGCCTGCTTTCGCGACGCCTCCCAACTCACTTCCCCTCCCCGTCGAGTCGCACCCTCTTCGCCGGTCGTCCCGCGACCTCGctctcggcatcggcgtcatcgtccgcctcgcccagctcctcctcctgcttcgccgccgtTTCCGCCGCAGTCGGGGTCTCGGCCACCCCGTTTGGCtgcttgtccttcttctgctcctgATCCGCCACTTCCTTCATCAGACCGACCTCTTCGTCCTTTGAAAAGATCTTCTTGGCCGACTCgatctcgcccttcttctcgaaTACTTCCTGGAccttgccgaggaaggcgtcGTTCTTGCGGAACGCGAACTCAAAGTCCTCGTACTTGACCTTTTGGCGGCCCGCGTAGTTGGCTGCGCGTGTTGCCTCGAAAGCAAGGCCCTGGATGAACTCAGTCACAATTTCGTCGAGCACGCGGACCGTCTCGGGGAGCGGCATGCGGACGTCGCCATGGGCGTAGAGGAGCTGTCCCACTTGTCGAGGGGTTAGCCCAAGGCTTCCTAGGTGTTATGAGCAGGCAAATAACCCACGCTCGTTATGGCTGAAGTTCATTTTGCCAACATTTTTGGCGGCGCGGGCACGAGGCTCCATGGCGAGCAGGCTTGGTTTcggtgtgtgggtgtgtggcAAGGATTCGGTAACGTCTCGAAGGCGAGGGTCTTGTTCTCGAGACAAGTGAGCAAAAGCAGGTCTTGCGAGGTTTTTTTTCCGGGTAGAGTTCAGTCGTGTTGGGTCCGGTTCGGTGGAAGAGGTTAGAAAATAGGTAGGTCGCGCAATAAGATGGCTCGAGGTCGCGGGATCACAGTGACAGACTTCACGTCGCACAGGGTAGACTCACTTTATCTTATCAATGTTCACCCTCAGCCTCATCAGACCCGCTatggtaggtaggtacagaGCACTACCTATTAGGTATGCGCTCATCCGCGGGGTTGGCACCTTCCATAGAAAAGTGGCTGGGGGTTCTTTGAGAGCCCGGGCCACGTGTGGCTCATGAAGTCTCCGGGCCACCTTGTCCACTGCCGAGAGGCTGAAGTAAACCGAACCCCTGGGCCTACTGTATCGCGACCTTTAAGCTACCTAGCTTGTCCATTTACACCTGATCCCCGTCCGAGTCGCCAGTTCCCCGCCGAGAGGGACATCAATCGCAACCATGGTATGTCGAGCTCCGCGACAGCTCCGCGAAAAGGAAAGCAGTGCTAACGTAATGCGTAGACCGCTCTTTTCAACTTTCAGtcgctcctcctcgtcatcctcctcctcgtctgcaCGTGCGCATACGTCCACCAGCTCATACCCGCCATCATGGACCGGAATAAGGACGGGTAAAGAAACCTGTTCCCAGCGTGCCGGAATGAAGGCACACGATCGCTAACTGTGCGACAGCTTCATCGGCATCTTCTGGAAATTTGCAAGGGTGGGCGAGCGGTTAAGTCCGTACATCAGCTTATGCTGCGTCGTTATGGCGGCAAGTCTTCCCCCGTCTGTCCTCACGGACGCACCGCTAACAGAGCACTACAGGCTTCCATGCTCGTCAACTGAGTTTGTAGTTTGTACGATTGCGCGCGATCCCGCTTCGGGGAATGTCGGTTACTTATTACACGGTTCGGAGTTGGTCAGGGAAACGAATATTGCTTTGTCAAATGGTAGCAGCGCAAGGCGCAAAGAAGAATACATATCCGGGCCGAGGCTGCCCGCATCACAAAACTCAAGAGTAAGAAGGGACACCTTGTACGAGGAAGACGGCTTCAAAAACAATACAACAACTTCACGTCATCGCGCGACCGGCGCTCTACCGGTCTGTTCTGAGACTGTATCGTTGACGAATTTTGGTTGGGAGGTCCAAATGACCAGACCACGCAGCGTAAACTCTGCTGCCATGATGCCATGCATGCGTGACTATGACGCTCAAGCTTGGGAATAGCTCGGATTGATGTTGGCATTCATTGCATTTCTGTGGACACGCGTCTCTTTGAGTCCCATCCAGATGTACGCAGTACGAAGATCCAACAGACCTCATCATTTCGTGAGGCATTCTACCGAAGTCGCATGTTTGCTGCTTCTTATTCTGTTCTTCTCGCTAGTAGTATCGATGGTTTCGACAGCAAACTCCTTTGTACGGTCTCCGATACAGCCTGCTTAAGACGTTCTACATCCCATTAATGTAGATTCATCGGTAACCTCTTGACGGCCGTCTGGTTTGCTATGCCCTAGAATGCAACGGCAGCATATACACTGAGTGCCAAGAATGCAATCTCACACACCACAAATCAATATCTATCATGGCACCAGTAATGTCACATGGAGGGCATCCCTTACAGGTGACATTATAGCCTCGTTAAGATCGAGATCGAGAGCCTCCAACTGCGATGGCCGTCACGTATACGAAGACCATTCCCGTCGCGGGCCGAATAGCTTATTGCATTATTACCATCCCTAAAAGCCAGCTTTGAACTCGCCTAGCTCAACACACTGGCCTTGTTAAATATTAGGTAGGCTGTCTCAGATTACGTTACAACGTCTATAATGACCGTTGTGGAGCCGGGAACTTGACACCCTCGTCAAGCAACTAGCACACACGACAGGGAGGATGGGCGCGGGGCTTGAATGCCGGATGGCCTCCCACAATCGTATAGTGAACTACTTTGAACTTGGAAAAACATCACTTCCTTCACGGCTGACCGTTCTTGGGACTGTGTATCAGTATGCTCCTGGATTCACTGCCAACTCTTCTCTCTCATGTACCCCAGGAGATATGCGATCGAGGTAGGCACGTGATCTTGGTGTTACTGGTCTAGAACTCGCAGTTCAGGATTATGCCTGCATACCAAAGCTATCTATGGTTAAGATCTGTAAATCTGACAGCTTGTCGGCGACATCATGCACTATTAGGTCTATTGATCACACTTAGTCATCCATTGGAAGCAACTTGAACCAAGAATGAGCCCGTCACCGAAGTACCATGAATGCAAGACATCCCTGATAAACAGCATGTAACAGAGTGAAGGTGGGAAACACAACGTTCGGAAGAGTCTTGGCCAACCTTCCTCTATGATCTAGTTGTGATAATATTAACCTGATTTGAAACATAGCCCCGTAGGTCTTCTCATCCTTCTTGACCTGCACATGCAAAAGcaaaaaggaagaagaaaaacaaatGCAGAGAGATCAAATAGCCTGGTAGGCCTTTAGTCTCACCAGAGCCCAAGACATGGAAGCTAGCCCAGCCCCCGTCGCAATATCAAGACCAAGCTATTTTGCGCAGTTCTGCCCACCTTTCAA
It includes:
- a CDS encoding Putative EamA domain-containing protein; protein product: MFEQKHNSENHLPSQNLEAKMRFDDTSDNTEEAYGRLSLASKMSQSHDHTKRPSTLPDPDSFRRLSASPFQNGRTSPSLGADYPPPMIRPPRETTKLARFWLANKGVVLVALSQLFGALMNLTARLLELEGEGMHPLQVLFARQSVTMACCCTYMYCMKTPDFPFGKREIRWLLIARGVTGFFGIFGMWYSMMYLPLAEATVITFLAPSVAGYVCYVALREPFTRNEQIGTVIAFFGVVLIAHPTSLFSGDLTSSAAAAANAPEQHGSSNGTIASTLPGLHHQTTTAERLAAIGVAILGVFGAAGAFTTIRWIGKRAHPLISVNYFATWCTIVCTVVLTAAPLLEIGQPALRWGLPQTPRQWLFLVLLGMFGFVMQFLMTAGLGTDRSNRANAMVYTHMLFAAGFDRFIFGNVMGWMSLAGCGLIIGSALWVVLTKKTPAPKREAVADVEVANVRDTEAVPMLADMDGGRDDDFELQMVR
- a CDS encoding Putative transcription initiation factor IID, subunit 13, histone-fold, coding for MEPRARAAKNVGKMNFSHNELGQLLYAHGDVRMPLPETVRVLDEIVTEFIQGLAFEATRAANYAGRQKVKYEDFEFAFRKNDAFLGKVQEVFEKKGEIESAKKIFSKDEEVGLMKEVADQEQKKDKQPNGVAETPTAAETAAKQEEELGEADDDADAESEVAGRPAKRVRLDGEGK
- a CDS encoding Putative protein kish; amino-acid sequence: MTALFNFQSLLLVILLLVCTCAYVHQLIPAIMDRNKDGFIGIFWKFARVGERLSPYISLCCVVMAASMLVN